In the genome of Paenibacillus sp. FSL R5-0766, one region contains:
- a CDS encoding ABC transporter permease encodes MTGRALSSDWLKIRGKGIWFLVFLAPLGLTAMQALNFGLRLDYLKEQYADNLWGGLLGNVVVFVPLSLMLGATILSSMIANVEHEQGSWKQLLAMPIPRPAVYLAKFLLACVLLVISCLLLTAGIVGLGLILGFHASEIPWTHAIKLGLLPLAGALPVLSLELWLTMVNKNQALPVTLGIVLAITGMFSLSISPIFPLAWAQMAWNGPNPYLYAGMGAGLGLLILLLGMMHFSRKDVA; translated from the coding sequence ATGACCGGGCGTGCATTATCGTCAGACTGGCTCAAGATTCGGGGGAAAGGGATCTGGTTTCTTGTTTTTCTGGCCCCTCTTGGATTGACAGCGATGCAGGCGCTTAATTTTGGCTTACGGCTGGACTATCTGAAAGAGCAGTATGCAGATAACCTGTGGGGCGGATTGCTCGGCAATGTGGTTGTCTTTGTGCCCTTGTCTCTGATGCTGGGAGCAACCATTCTCAGCTCCATGATCGCCAATGTTGAGCATGAACAGGGATCGTGGAAACAGTTGCTCGCGATGCCGATTCCCAGACCAGCCGTGTATTTAGCCAAGTTCCTGCTTGCTTGTGTGCTGCTGGTGATCTCCTGCCTGCTGTTAACCGCAGGCATTGTTGGTCTGGGTCTGATCCTCGGATTCCATGCCAGCGAAATACCTTGGACACATGCGATCAAGCTGGGGCTATTGCCTTTGGCTGGTGCACTTCCGGTGTTGTCACTGGAGTTGTGGCTCACAATGGTTAACAAGAATCAGGCGCTTCCCGTCACCTTGGGCATCGTTCTCGCGATAACGGGTATGTTCTCACTCAGTATCTCACCGATCTTTCCGCTCGCATGGGCACAGATGGCCTGGAATGGGCCTAATCCATACCTGTATGCAGGCATGGGGGCAGGTCTAGGGTTATTAATCCTGTTGCTGGGTATGATGCATTTTAGCCGGAAGGATGTGGCCTGA
- a CDS encoding alpha-glycosidase, whose translation MLLEAIYHQPKRNWAYAYDQDTIHLRLRAKKNDLTEVHALTGDKYSWDATKALVPLTKFTSDSMFDYYEGEVKPPYHRLKYSFLLRNGDEQIWMTETGFQEEEPDDPGRMFQFPYIHAGAVFTTPAWVKDAVFYQIFPERFANGNPDISPEKVEPWGGEPTPFNFFGGDLQGVIDHLDYLSDLGINAIYFTPIFEATTNHKYDTEDYLRVDRHFGDADTVKRLVELCHARGIRVLLDAVFNHSGKTFAPFVDVQKNGEQSKYKDWFHVHEYPLDVKDGMPTYETFGFEAHMPKLNTENAEVKAYLLEVAEYWIKEVGADGWRLDVADEVDDAFWRDFRRVVKAANPDAYILGEVWNESSSWLQGDQFDASMNYPFTDAVNAFFVKNTMHAEQFANSIGRQLSRYPLQASEVAFNLLDSHDTPRLLTLCEGDQRKMKLAALFQFSYMGAPCIYYGDEIGMDGEHDPGCRKCMEWDEAKQDRELFEFYQKLISLRHAHPALRAEGTVRFLQARPDGSQLVLERQNEEERILVLFNRSEETAIVELEAGDEEWTELFGGNHRTAKEDGVLAIELPAYGYAVLSTAVSQN comes from the coding sequence ATGCTGCTGGAAGCCATCTATCATCAACCGAAACGAAACTGGGCCTATGCCTATGACCAAGATACAATCCATCTGCGCCTGCGTGCCAAAAAGAATGATCTGACCGAGGTACATGCCCTGACCGGGGATAAATATTCGTGGGATGCAACCAAAGCGCTGGTTCCTTTAACAAAGTTCACCTCTGACTCCATGTTCGATTATTACGAGGGTGAGGTGAAACCTCCCTACCACCGACTGAAATACTCTTTTCTGCTCAGAAACGGAGACGAACAGATCTGGATGACCGAGACGGGCTTCCAGGAAGAAGAACCGGACGATCCGGGTCGTATGTTCCAGTTCCCTTATATTCATGCCGGAGCTGTATTCACAACCCCTGCGTGGGTTAAGGATGCGGTGTTCTATCAGATTTTTCCCGAACGATTCGCCAACGGCAACCCGGATATTAGTCCGGAAAAGGTAGAGCCGTGGGGCGGTGAGCCAACACCTTTCAATTTCTTCGGCGGTGACCTTCAGGGCGTGATCGACCATCTGGATTACCTCAGCGATCTTGGCATTAATGCGATCTACTTCACACCCATCTTCGAAGCCACCACCAATCACAAATACGATACCGAGGACTACCTGCGGGTAGACCGGCACTTTGGTGACGCAGATACCGTGAAACGACTGGTCGAGCTGTGCCATGCACGTGGAATTCGCGTACTTCTGGATGCTGTGTTCAACCATTCCGGGAAGACATTTGCGCCGTTTGTGGATGTGCAGAAGAACGGAGAACAATCCAAATACAAGGACTGGTTCCATGTACATGAATACCCGCTGGACGTGAAGGATGGCATGCCTACATATGAGACCTTCGGATTCGAAGCGCACATGCCAAAGCTGAATACGGAGAATGCCGAGGTTAAGGCCTATCTGCTGGAGGTTGCCGAGTATTGGATCAAGGAAGTGGGTGCGGACGGATGGCGGCTGGATGTGGCAGACGAAGTGGACGATGCATTCTGGCGTGACTTCCGCCGTGTAGTAAAAGCCGCTAATCCGGATGCCTACATTCTGGGCGAAGTATGGAACGAGTCTTCTTCCTGGCTGCAAGGTGACCAGTTCGATGCGTCCATGAACTATCCGTTTACCGATGCCGTGAATGCTTTTTTTGTAAAAAATACAATGCACGCCGAACAGTTCGCAAACTCCATCGGGCGACAGTTATCCCGTTATCCCCTTCAGGCCAGCGAAGTGGCGTTTAACTTGCTGGACAGCCACGATACCCCGCGGCTGCTCACGCTGTGTGAAGGCGACCAGCGCAAGATGAAGCTGGCTGCGTTATTCCAGTTCAGTTACATGGGTGCGCCATGCATCTATTACGGAGACGAGATTGGCATGGACGGTGAGCATGATCCGGGCTGCCGTAAATGCATGGAATGGGATGAAGCGAAGCAGGACCGAGAGTTGTTCGAGTTTTATCAGAAACTGATCTCCCTGCGTCATGCTCATCCTGCCCTGCGTGCAGAAGGCACCGTTCGTTTCTTGCAGGCTCGTCCCGATGGTAGCCAACTGGTATTGGAGCGACAAAATGAGGAGGAACGCATTCTGGTTCTGTTCAATCGATCAGAAGAGACAGCTATTGTCGAGCTGGAGGCTGGTGACGAGGAATGGACCGAGTTATTCGGCGGAAACCATCGTACCGCCAAGGAAGATGGCGTACTCGCCATTGAACTGCCCGCGTATGGATATGCCGTACTGAGTACGGCTGTGAGTCAGAACTAG
- a CDS encoding ABC transporter permease — protein sequence MSFATTYFRILSAERLKMSKSPIWLLILLSPLIALLIGLLSTPSGNWQVLMTTMVFLHGLLLLPMLTGVFTSFVCRFEHAGGGWKQMLVLPLTRSGVYAGKLTIVLMLLAGTQVLLLMSILLAGMIHGITMPVPWGFLVGKLLLGLLACVPLAALQMFVSLVWSSFAAPLALNFALTIPNLLIVNSATYGPYYPWAQPMILMTPVDGAGFGAYNVPLMTMLEVVGGSAVIFIGIGMMYFAKKEI from the coding sequence ATGAGCTTTGCGACAACGTACTTCCGAATCTTGTCCGCTGAACGATTGAAAATGAGTAAATCGCCCATATGGCTCCTGATTCTGCTGAGTCCACTCATTGCGCTGCTCATCGGACTGTTGTCCACGCCATCGGGAAATTGGCAGGTATTGATGACCACGATGGTTTTCCTGCACGGATTGTTATTGTTACCGATGCTGACTGGCGTGTTTACATCCTTTGTCTGCCGTTTTGAACATGCGGGTGGAGGGTGGAAGCAGATGTTGGTTTTACCGCTCACACGTTCAGGTGTATATGCAGGCAAATTGACGATTGTACTCATGCTTCTGGCGGGTACGCAAGTATTATTGCTGATGTCCATTCTGCTGGCAGGTATGATTCACGGCATTACGATGCCAGTACCTTGGGGATTCTTGGTAGGAAAACTGCTGCTTGGGTTGCTGGCCTGCGTACCCCTGGCTGCCCTGCAGATGTTCGTTTCATTGGTATGGAGCAGCTTTGCCGCACCGCTCGCACTGAATTTTGCATTGACCATACCAAATCTTCTCATTGTAAACTCGGCGACATATGGGCCGTATTATCCATGGGCACAACCGATGATTCTGATGACACCCGTGGACGGCGCAGGTTTCGGAGCCTACAACGTGCCACTGATGACGATGCTGGAGGTTGTTGGAGGCAGTGCTGTTATTTTTATTGGAATCGGCATGATGTATTTTGCAAAAAAAGAAATCTGA
- the sdaAB gene encoding L-serine ammonia-lyase, iron-sulfur-dependent subunit beta, with amino-acid sequence MRFKDVFSIIGPSMTGPSSSHTAGAARLGRIARQWLGCTPDRARLTLYGSFADTYQGHGTDLALIGGLLDYVTDDPRIPDAEQYAEEAGMEVEFYTSGLPAPHPNTVKIELWHGERTCSLIGASIGGGSVSVHLMNDFRVQISGEFPTLVLRHADKAGVLASVTSTISSSGVNIGYMQVDRKARDGEALTAMEMDGVPNPDMLKRLKELDHVLDIRVIDLKRGVDSDAI; translated from the coding sequence GTGCGATTTAAAGATGTTTTCTCAATTATTGGTCCATCGATGACGGGGCCTTCAAGTTCACATACAGCTGGTGCGGCAAGGTTAGGGAGAATTGCTCGTCAGTGGCTGGGTTGTACCCCGGATCGTGCACGGCTGACGTTATACGGTTCATTCGCTGATACGTATCAGGGGCACGGAACAGATCTGGCACTGATCGGCGGTCTGCTGGATTATGTCACAGACGATCCGCGTATCCCGGATGCAGAGCAATACGCAGAGGAAGCGGGTATGGAGGTTGAGTTTTATACAAGCGGTCTGCCTGCTCCTCATCCTAATACGGTCAAAATTGAGTTGTGGCATGGAGAACGTACCTGCTCCTTAATCGGTGCATCCATTGGTGGTGGCAGTGTATCGGTTCATTTGATGAATGATTTTCGTGTTCAGATTAGTGGTGAGTTCCCAACACTCGTTCTGCGGCATGCGGATAAAGCGGGCGTACTCGCGTCAGTGACGTCCACGATCAGTTCATCCGGGGTTAACATCGGGTATATGCAGGTGGACCGGAAAGCCCGTGATGGCGAAGCGCTTACCGCAATGGAAATGGATGGTGTGCCTAATCCTGATATGCTCAAGCGTCTAAAGGAGCTCGACCATGTGCTGGACATTCGTGTTATCGATTTGAAGAGAGGAGTTGATTCGGATGCGATTTAA
- a CDS encoding HAMP domain-containing sensor histidine kinase, with amino-acid sequence MDQKQSGGRKLRFGRSLMSRYILLILAAVLFVPVVLPIISVIYIVVVNNTDTNKNRAAPYGDVTRISNLWSREAKNLDGASDEEIKARLEQLHGSYPKSSMYRVNVSGETLFILGGEDVTLLKSTSPDGRTDTTLRWSLDSGQTTETHIPALWNVNNTVQFMKEASFRDPLTVVAYIGGDEQDKGQGFIIIEVPRSLLQMNQSNWPMELLYLGIVMTLIFLIFIIMSILFFARIRKRLIRLQTAMMTTGKEGLPLPVDIRRSDEIGQLEESFNQMVHQLSDSRHREREEEQLRKRLIAGLSHDLRTPLTVIRGHMHALHKEELSEQGDRSLHRMEAKMEDLGGLIDNMLSYNLLTSGKYTLKLEEKDILRIVRETAAAWYPVWEKEQFEIDIDLPEEPLIWQMDEQGMRRILDNLFQNVIRHAASGKYIGISTQEIQGETAIVIQDRGPGMQPNSDTKGTGLGLSIVDLLIREMGLRKRVDSSDTGVQTYIYSGKGNRETTNR; translated from the coding sequence ATGGATCAAAAGCAATCTGGGGGGCGCAAGCTTCGCTTTGGGCGCTCCTTGATGTCCAGATACATCCTCCTGATCTTGGCGGCTGTATTATTTGTGCCCGTTGTGCTTCCGATCATATCCGTTATATATATTGTTGTAGTGAATAACACGGACACGAATAAGAACCGAGCTGCACCTTACGGTGATGTTACCCGGATCAGTAACCTCTGGTCACGTGAAGCGAAGAACCTGGATGGTGCTTCGGATGAAGAGATTAAGGCCCGGTTGGAGCAATTACATGGCTCCTATCCCAAATCTTCCATGTATCGTGTGAATGTGAGTGGTGAGACCCTCTTTATTCTTGGGGGTGAAGATGTAACGCTTCTGAAATCCACGTCGCCGGATGGCAGGACAGACACGACATTGAGATGGTCACTGGATTCCGGGCAAACGACAGAGACTCATATTCCAGCCTTATGGAATGTAAACAATACAGTGCAATTCATGAAAGAAGCTTCCTTTCGCGATCCACTGACCGTAGTTGCATATATTGGCGGAGATGAGCAGGACAAAGGACAGGGATTCATCATCATTGAAGTGCCGCGGTCACTTCTGCAAATGAATCAGAGTAACTGGCCGATGGAACTTTTGTATCTTGGTATCGTAATGACCCTCATCTTTCTGATCTTCATCATTATGTCGATTCTCTTCTTCGCACGTATTCGCAAACGACTTATTCGTTTGCAGACGGCCATGATGACCACAGGCAAGGAAGGCCTCCCGCTTCCGGTAGATATCCGACGGTCGGACGAGATCGGTCAACTGGAGGAATCCTTCAATCAGATGGTTCATCAGCTATCCGACAGCCGCCACCGTGAACGCGAGGAAGAACAATTGCGCAAACGTCTCATTGCGGGGCTTTCCCACGATCTGCGTACCCCGTTAACGGTGATTCGTGGACATATGCATGCTTTGCACAAGGAAGAGCTGAGCGAGCAAGGGGACCGTTCACTACATCGCATGGAAGCAAAGATGGAGGACCTCGGCGGGCTCATTGACAACATGTTATCCTACAATTTGCTCACAAGTGGGAAATATACACTGAAGCTGGAAGAGAAAGATATACTGCGGATCGTCAGGGAAACGGCGGCTGCCTGGTACCCGGTCTGGGAGAAAGAACAATTTGAGATTGATATTGACCTGCCAGAGGAACCGCTGATCTGGCAAATGGATGAACAGGGCATGCGCCGTATTCTTGATAATTTGTTCCAAAACGTGATCCGTCATGCCGCCAGCGGGAAATATATTGGTATATCAACTCAGGAGATTCAGGGTGAGACGGCCATCGTTATTCAGGATCGGGGTCCGGGAATGCAACCGAATTCCGACACCAAAGGCACAGGTCTGGGTTTATCCATTGTAGACCTGTTGATTCGTGAGATGGGTCTGCGCAAGCGGGTAGACAGTTCCGATACGGGTGTCCAGACATATATCTACAGTGGTAAGGGAAACCGGGAAACAACAAACCGCTGA
- the sdaAA gene encoding L-serine ammonia-lyase, iron-sulfur-dependent, subunit alpha, which translates to MRFKHLHELNTICTAESKTIAQLMIEEQVQETNTPEADVVKQMSEYYQVMKEAVRKGLTEDTTSRSGLTGGDGKKMAEYIRKGETCSGDASALAMAYALCVSEVNASMGRIVATPTAGSCGIIPGVFISSQERFGWTDEHLVNGLFCAGAIGYVIANNSFISGAEGGCQAEVGSAIGMAAGAMVELRGGTPEQVVHAVGLALKNTLGLICDPVAGLVEIPCIVRNGLGAVTALAAADMALAGVRSAIPSDEVIDVMLEVGSAMPSRHRETAQGGLAQTPTGRKMMQKLAKPKAKRAEPEQESKPADSDTTTSGADNAQVDKDTQV; encoded by the coding sequence ATGCGATTTAAACATTTACACGAACTGAATACGATCTGTACAGCGGAATCCAAAACCATTGCTCAGCTGATGATCGAGGAGCAGGTTCAGGAGACCAATACACCGGAAGCGGATGTTGTGAAGCAGATGTCTGAATATTATCAGGTGATGAAGGAAGCGGTACGCAAAGGGTTAACGGAAGATACAACATCACGCAGTGGGTTAACAGGTGGAGACGGTAAAAAAATGGCCGAGTACATTCGCAAGGGTGAGACTTGCTCAGGAGATGCTTCCGCACTTGCCATGGCGTATGCCCTGTGTGTATCTGAAGTGAATGCCTCCATGGGCCGGATTGTGGCAACACCAACAGCCGGTTCCTGCGGCATCATCCCGGGTGTGTTTATCAGCTCACAGGAGCGATTTGGCTGGACGGACGAACATTTGGTGAACGGGTTGTTCTGTGCGGGAGCGATTGGTTATGTTATTGCCAACAATTCATTTATCTCCGGTGCCGAAGGTGGCTGTCAGGCGGAAGTGGGTTCCGCTATTGGCATGGCTGCGGGTGCCATGGTTGAACTGCGTGGAGGTACACCGGAACAGGTCGTTCATGCCGTTGGTTTGGCGTTAAAAAATACACTGGGCCTTATCTGCGATCCGGTCGCAGGCCTCGTTGAAATCCCGTGCATCGTCCGTAATGGACTGGGTGCAGTTACGGCGCTGGCTGCAGCTGACATGGCCTTGGCCGGAGTGCGTAGTGCCATTCCATCAGACGAAGTCATCGATGTCATGCTGGAAGTTGGCAGTGCGATGCCGAGCCGACATCGGGAGACAGCCCAAGGTGGACTGGCCCAGACACCAACCGGCCGCAAAATGATGCAGAAGTTGGCTAAACCAAAGGCAAAGCGTGCCGAGCCTGAGCAGGAGTCGAAGCCAGCGGATTCTGACACAACTACAAGTGGGGCGGACAATGCTCAAGTGGACAAGGATACACAGGTTTAA
- a CDS encoding DapH/DapD/GlmU-related protein, with the protein MLPNRFKIAYGKLRGLAIFGKIQPSMGLLPRIRGKVYLNRLGDLQVGKRLNIIGKPWGTQLTVVKGARLTIGDDVMINAGVGIAANVEVTIGNNVMIGPRTSIFDSAYHRIDSLDDGSQTAKRIVIQDNAWIGTGALILPGVTIGRNAVVAAGSTVTKDVPENTLVAGAPAKIIRELTIHDGWVRH; encoded by the coding sequence ATGCTGCCCAACAGATTTAAAATTGCTTACGGTAAACTAAGAGGCCTGGCCATCTTTGGTAAAATTCAGCCCTCTATGGGCCTGCTGCCACGAATCAGGGGTAAGGTTTATCTGAATAGATTGGGTGACTTGCAGGTGGGAAAGCGGCTTAACATTATAGGCAAACCTTGGGGAACCCAGTTAACGGTGGTCAAAGGCGCGCGATTAACGATTGGCGATGACGTCATGATTAATGCAGGAGTCGGGATTGCCGCTAACGTTGAAGTGACCATCGGCAATAACGTCATGATTGGTCCTCGAACAAGCATATTCGACAGTGCCTACCACCGGATTGACTCGCTGGATGACGGGAGCCAGACTGCCAAGCGGATTGTGATTCAGGATAATGCCTGGATTGGTACAGGCGCGCTTATTTTGCCCGGAGTGACCATTGGCAGAAATGCAGTTGTAGCTGCAGGAAGTACGGTAACCAAAGATGTACCCGAGAATACACTTGTAGCCGGCGCACCAGCCAAAATCATTCGGGAGCTGACCATTCATGATGGGTGGGTCAGACATTAG
- a CDS encoding response regulator transcription factor, translated as MKTKLLYIEDDTEIATWVRADLEERGYEVVWLGSGEGAAEAAIGCSLIILDVMLPGLDGFTVGQRLKKEHPAVPIVMLSARTSIDDKLHGLDFADDYVTKPFHPDELAARIEVQLRKAGTAVSSDTALKLDHLSIYEKDHRIVNEETGNEIILSGKQFHIFAYLLRHMGMIRTKEQIYEAVWNEPYLDGDKTLMVHIRHLREKLELDPANPVVIQTVRGVGYRVKKP; from the coding sequence ATGAAAACCAAACTGTTATATATTGAAGATGATACGGAAATTGCGACTTGGGTCAGAGCCGATCTGGAGGAGCGCGGTTATGAGGTGGTATGGCTCGGCAGTGGTGAAGGTGCAGCGGAGGCTGCTATCGGTTGCTCACTCATTATTCTGGATGTCATGCTGCCCGGGCTGGATGGATTTACGGTGGGTCAGCGACTGAAAAAAGAGCATCCTGCGGTGCCGATTGTCATGCTCTCGGCCAGAACGTCCATTGACGACAAGTTGCACGGTCTTGATTTTGCCGATGACTATGTGACCAAACCATTTCACCCCGATGAACTGGCTGCCCGTATTGAAGTACAACTGCGGAAGGCGGGAACTGCGGTCTCATCGGATACAGCCCTGAAGCTGGATCATCTCTCCATCTATGAGAAAGACCACCGGATCGTTAATGAGGAGACGGGAAATGAGATTATTTTATCGGGAAAACAGTTCCACATCTTCGCCTACCTGCTACGACATATGGGCATGATTCGAACGAAAGAGCAGATCTATGAAGCCGTCTGGAATGAGCCCTATCTGGATGGGGACAAAACTTTAATGGTACATATTCGACATCTACGCGAAAAGCTGGAGCTTGATCCGGCCAATCCTGTAGTTATTCAGACGGTCCGCGGTGTGGGATATCGTGTGAAGAAGCCATGA
- a CDS encoding ABC transporter ATP-binding protein translates to MSENIIQTANLWKTYRDRAAVRELDLHIKKGDIYGFLGPNGAGKTTTIRMLLGLIKPTKGVIRVFDKDIRKDRMDILRRVGSLVEYPSYYGHLNAVENLETLRRIINVPKSRIAEVLSIVDLTKDAKRSVKGYSLGMKQRLGIASALLGEPELLILDEPTNGLDPAGIQEIRELIKRMPLEHGITVLVSSHLLSEVEQMASRVGIIREGKMVLQDTIASLHSQTGSSIRLTVSEPEEAMKLAREQGQFGQQQGSALTFPYMDNSSVALLVRRLIEQDHDVYRVEEQRQSLEDLFMRVIGEGASI, encoded by the coding sequence GTGAGTGAAAATATTATTCAAACGGCGAATTTATGGAAAACATACCGGGACCGTGCAGCGGTCCGTGAACTTGATCTGCATATTAAAAAGGGAGATATCTACGGCTTCCTCGGTCCCAACGGCGCCGGCAAAACAACAACGATTCGCATGCTTCTCGGCTTGATTAAACCAACCAAAGGCGTGATCCGTGTCTTCGACAAGGATATCCGCAAGGATCGCATGGATATTTTGCGCCGTGTGGGTTCCTTGGTCGAATACCCATCCTATTACGGACATCTGAACGCAGTAGAGAATCTGGAAACTTTGCGCCGCATCATCAATGTACCCAAATCAAGAATTGCTGAAGTGCTGTCCATTGTAGATCTGACCAAGGATGCCAAACGTTCAGTGAAGGGGTATTCCCTTGGGATGAAGCAACGTCTGGGTATTGCCAGCGCTTTGCTGGGTGAACCGGAGTTACTGATTCTGGACGAACCAACGAATGGACTTGATCCTGCCGGTATTCAGGAGATTCGGGAACTGATCAAACGCATGCCTCTGGAACATGGCATTACCGTTCTGGTTTCCAGCCACTTGCTGAGTGAAGTTGAACAGATGGCAAGTCGTGTTGGTATCATCCGTGAAGGCAAGATGGTGCTTCAGGATACTATCGCAAGTCTGCATAGTCAGACGGGCAGCTCTATCCGGTTAACGGTTTCCGAGCCGGAAGAGGCTATGAAGCTGGCGAGAGAACAGGGACAATTTGGTCAGCAGCAAGGTTCTGCGTTAACGTTCCCTTATATGGATAACAGTTCAGTGGCACTGCTTGTGCGCCGATTAATTGAGCAGGATCATGATGTGTATCGTGTGGAGGAACAGCGTCAGTCGCTGGAAGATCTGTTCATGCGGGTCATTGGCGAGGGGGCTTCCATATGA